In Erythrobacter litoralis HTCC2594, a single genomic region encodes these proteins:
- a CDS encoding RNA polymerase sigma factor, whose translation MLTEGFEQQVLVLLPRLRRFAIGLAGSPADGDDLCQMTLERALTRRDQWQEGTRLDSWMYRIMRNIFVDEKRSGARRAQTFVDAEAGLLVGSDGAQESVVELSNVDRAMQQLPEDQREAVLLVMVEGYAYKEAAEIVGCPVGTLNSRLVRGRDALLTLLEDAA comes from the coding sequence ATTCTGACTGAAGGCTTCGAACAGCAGGTGCTCGTATTGCTGCCGCGTCTGCGGCGCTTTGCGATCGGGCTTGCCGGCTCTCCTGCCGACGGCGACGACCTGTGCCAGATGACCCTCGAGCGCGCCCTCACCCGCCGGGACCAATGGCAGGAAGGGACACGGCTCGACAGCTGGATGTACCGGATCATGCGCAATATCTTTGTCGACGAGAAACGCAGCGGCGCGCGCCGCGCCCAGACCTTCGTGGACGCGGAGGCCGGCCTGTTGGTCGGCTCCGACGGCGCACAGGAATCTGTCGTCGAGCTGTCCAACGTAGACCGCGCGATGCAGCAATTGCCCGAAGACCAGCGCGAAGCCGTGCTGCTCGTGATGGTTGAAGGCTATGCCTACAAAGAGGCTGCCGAAATCGTCGGTTGTCCCGTCGGCACGCTCAACTCGCGGCTGGTCCGCGGGCGCGACGCCTTGCTCACCCTGCTGGAGGACGCGGCATGA